Within the Quadrisphaera sp. RL12-1S genome, the region CCAGCTCCCCCGTGCCGGGGTGTGCGGCCGTCGGGTCAGGCGGTGCCACCGGCACCTCCCAGACGTCCGCGCAGCCGCACCAGGGTGCGGCGCAGGTGGCTCTTGACGGTGCCGAGCGGGAGGCCGGTGCGCTCGGAGATCTGGGCGTGGGTGAGGTCCTCCCAGTAGGCGAGCTCGACGATGCGGCGCTGCGGCTGGTCCAGCTTCTCCACCTCCTCGCGGACGTCGACGTGCTCGACGCTGCGGTCCGCACCCTCCACCACGGCGCCCGGGCCCAGCGCGGCGGGCTGTGCGCCCCCGGGGTCGGTCGGGTCCCAGGGCTGCTCGCGGTGGGCGGCGCGGCGGCGCAGGGCGTCGGTGATCCGGTGGCGGGCGATGCCCACCAGCCACCCGGCGAGCGGGCCTCGCGCCGGGTCGTAGCGGTCGCGGTCGCGCCAGGCGCTGATGAACACCTGCTGGGTGACGTCGTCGGCGTCGACGGGTCCCACGGCGCGCACCGCGAGCCCGTGCACCAGCGCGCCCCACCGCTCGTAGGCGCGGGCCAGGGCGTCCTCGTGGCCCGCGGCGAAGTCCCGCTCGACGGCTCGGTCGAGGGCGGCGCGCGCCCCCGGCGCGCCGTCCGCGGTCTCGACCGGCTCCACCCTCGAACGCTAGGCGGATCTCGTGCCGGGAGCGCGCTGAGCGCCGGCCGTCACGAGACCCGGTCCGCGACCACCACCACGTTGTCCGCGTAGCGGTGCGAGGCCCTGTCGAACTCCCCGCCGCAGCTGATGAGCACCAGGCGCGGCGCGCCGGTGCCGGTGAACAGCTCCGCCGAGGGCAGGTCCGCCTTGGCGACCTGCGCCGTGGCGCCCACGCGGTAGCGGTGGTCGGCGCCGGAGGCGTCGGTGACCACCACGTCCTGGCCCGCCCGGGCCTCCCGCAGCCGGAACAGCGCGCCGGGCCCGGCCGGGGTGTCGACGTGGCCGACCAGCACCACGGACCCGTCCGCGTCCCCGGGCGCGGCGCCGGGCGCCCACCAGCCCGTGCGGGCGCCGTCCTCGGGGACGACGACGGAGCCGTCCTCGCCCGCCCCCACGGGGTCGACGGGCGCGTCGACCCCGAGCGAGGGCACCCGCACCCGCACGGGCGCGGGCGCAGCGGCCACCACGGCGGGAGCCGGGGCGGAGGCGACCAGGCGCGGCAGCGCCGGCGCAGCCGTGCCAGCGCTGTGCGAGCCCTCCGAAGAGGAGGACGACGACGACGGCGCAGCCGCGGCGGGCGCCGGCGCGCTCGTCGTCGTCGTGACCACGGTGGCGGGCAGCGCACCGGGCAGGGGTGCGGCCCGGCTGCTCGCCCCGGTGAGCAGCCAGGCCGCGGGGGCGGTGGCGGCGAGGGCCAGGCCGCCCACCGCCACCGCCGTCAGGACGCGCCCGGCCCGGCCGCCGCGGTCGGGCCGCTGCTCGCGGCCGGGCCCGGCGTTCACGCCGCGCGGTCGCCGGCGGTGCGGCGTGACCGCACCGCCGCGGCCCCCACACCGGCCACCACGGCCGCGCCGAGCGCACCCGCGGACGTCGCCACCAGCCACCCGGGCACGCCGCCCTGGTCGAGGAGGCCGCCGGTGCCCGCGGCGACACCACCGGGGGCGCCGCCGAGGTCCTCGATGCGCTGCAGCGCCAGCTGCACGCCACCGGCGGTGGGGTTGCCCCACGCGTAGACGATCGTGCTGGTGCCGGCGGGCAGCGACAGGTCGGTCGGGCCCGCGACGGCGCTGCTGGTGCCGGTGGCCACGACGTCGGCGCTGACCGTGCCGGCGGGCACCTCGGCGCTGGCCTCGTCCGGGTTGGACAGGTCCTGCACCAGCGGCTGCCCGCCGGCCCGGACGTCCACCGCGGGCGCCGCCGCGACGTGGCGCACGGTGACGCGGGCGTCACCGGCGGGCACCGCGGAGGTGTCGTTGACGAACGGGGTGAGCTTCGGCTGGCCCTGCGCGTCGAGGTGGGCGACCAGCGTGATGTTGGCGCCGGCGGGCACCTCGACGTCGTTCGCGCTGATGGCGGGCGTGCCGGTGGAGGGCTGGCCGGCCTGGAAGACGGCGAGGTCGTAGCTGCCGGCGGGCAGCTGCTGCGGGTCGGTGAGCGTGCCCGGGGTGAAGTCGGGGATGAGCTCGGAGCCGTTGGCGTAGACGTCGACCGTCAGGCCGGGCACGGCGTGGAGCACGCTGACGGTCGCCGTGCCGCCAGCGCTGCCGGCCGCGGAGGCGGCGGCCGCGGGGACGAGGACGAGGGCGGCGGCGGCGGTGGCGACGGCGGCGGTGCAGGTGGTGGTGCGCACGAGGGTCCTCCGGGGTCCTGGCGCCGCCCGTCGCGACGCTCTGCCCGTACTGCGCACGAGGCGCCGCCCACGGATGCACCACCCCTGAACAATGCGTGTGGCGCTCGTCACACCACAGGACGAGGTGGGTAGCGTGCCGCGATGATCTCCGTCCGGCTGGTCACCGAGGACGACGTCCCCGCCCTCGTCGAGCTGCTGCTCCGCAGCCGGGAGCACCTCGCGCCGTGGGAGCCGCTGCGGGACGGCTCCTTCTTCACCGAGGCGTCGCAGCGCGCGAGCGTCGCGGCGCTCCTGGAGCGGCACACCGCCGGCACGCACGTCCCTCTCGTCATCGTCGACGACGGCGAGGTGGTCGGCCGGATCACCGTGAACGACGTCGTGCGCGGTGCCTTCCAGTCGGCGTCGATCGGCTACTGGGTGGGCACCGGCCACACCGGACGAGGCGTGGCGACGGCGGCGGTGGCGGCGGTGGTCCGGCTGGCCTTCGGCGAGCTGGGCCTGCACCGGCTGCAGGCCGACACGCTGCTGCACAACACCGCCTCCCAGGCGGTGCTGGCCCGCAACGGCTTCGTCCGCATCGGGACGGCGCCCCGCTACCTCGAGATCGCCGGTCGCTGGCAGGACCACCACCTGCACCAGCTGCTCCACGAGCCGCCCGAGCCGCCCGAGCCGCCC harbors:
- a CDS encoding class F sortase is translated as MNAGPGREQRPDRGGRAGRVLTAVAVGGLALAATAPAAWLLTGASSRAAPLPGALPATVVTTTTSAPAPAAAAPSSSSSSSEGSHSAGTAAPALPRLVASAPAPAVVAAAPAPVRVRVPSLGVDAPVDPVGAGEDGSVVVPEDGARTGWWAPGAAPGDADGSVVLVGHVDTPAGPGALFRLREARAGQDVVVTDASGADHRYRVGATAQVAKADLPSAELFTGTGAPRLVLISCGGEFDRASHRYADNVVVVADRVS
- a CDS encoding RNA polymerase sigma factor, giving the protein MEPVETADGAPGARAALDRAVERDFAAGHEDALARAYERWGALVHGLAVRAVGPVDADDVTQQVFISAWRDRDRYDPARGPLAGWLVGIARHRITDALRRRAAHREQPWDPTDPGGAQPAALGPGAVVEGADRSVEHVDVREEVEKLDQPQRRIVELAYWEDLTHAQISERTGLPLGTVKSHLRRTLVRLRGRLGGAGGTA
- a CDS encoding DUF4397 domain-containing protein, which codes for MRTTTCTAAVATAAAALVLVPAAAASAAGSAGGTATVSVLHAVPGLTVDVYANGSELIPDFTPGTLTDPQQLPAGSYDLAVFQAGQPSTGTPAISANDVEVPAGANITLVAHLDAQGQPKLTPFVNDTSAVPAGDARVTVRHVAAAPAVDVRAGGQPLVQDLSNPDEASAEVPAGTVSADVVATGTSSAVAGPTDLSLPAGTSTIVYAWGNPTAGGVQLALQRIEDLGGAPGGVAAGTGGLLDQGGVPGWLVATSAGALGAAVVAGVGAAAVRSRRTAGDRAA